A DNA window from Chthoniobacterales bacterium contains the following coding sequences:
- a CDS encoding cbb3-type cytochrome c oxidase subunit I, protein MSFISKYVFSLDHKVIGVQYLVTGLLFLLLGFLLMMLMRWQLANNGVPIPVIGKWLGHRIGAAFMTPDGAMLPDFYNSMGAMHGTIMVFLGVVPIAFGAFGNYLVPLQIGAPDMSFPKMNMLSFWIGFVGGVLMLASFFVPGGPAKSGWTSYPPLSIIADHPGMVGIQPGWPVLFTGQTMWILSMVFLITSSLFGSINIITTVIQLRAPGMTWMRLPVLVWVQFITAYLLLLAFPPLESAAIMQFMDRVFESSLFSPSGLIVNGLPFPRSGGGSTLLWQHLFWFLAHPEVYVLILPALGIISEIIANNTRKPLWSYKAVVFSAIGVGILSFMVWAHHMYLTGMGQKVAAFFQTTTVMISVPSVVIVTALLMSLWGGSIRFNTPMCFACGFLPMFGIGGLTGIPLAFNSLALQLHDTYYVIGHFHYVVAPGTIFALFAGVYFWYPKVTGRKMSEFLGKIHFFGSIICMNGIFMPMFLQGIGGMHRRWYDGGATYELAKPLLHFNNAIWWAAVGLLVFQVPFIFNFVWSFFRGKKVGDNPWDATTLEWNTPTPPPHGNFLKPVTVYRGPNEYSVPGAPRDFSPQWEPNI, encoded by the coding sequence GTCCAATACTTGGTCACCGGGTTGCTGTTCTTGCTTCTCGGTTTTTTGCTGATGATGCTTATGCGTTGGCAGTTGGCCAACAATGGCGTGCCGATCCCAGTCATTGGCAAATGGTTGGGCCACAGAATCGGGGCGGCCTTCATGACGCCCGACGGCGCAATGTTGCCGGACTTCTATAATTCCATGGGCGCGATGCACGGCACGATCATGGTGTTTTTAGGCGTAGTGCCGATCGCCTTCGGAGCCTTTGGAAACTATCTCGTGCCACTGCAAATCGGCGCGCCGGACATGAGCTTTCCAAAGATGAACATGCTGAGCTTCTGGATCGGCTTTGTCGGCGGCGTGCTCATGCTGGCCAGCTTTTTCGTTCCGGGCGGACCTGCCAAAAGCGGCTGGACCTCGTATCCGCCGCTGTCGATTATCGCGGATCATCCAGGCATGGTCGGCATTCAACCAGGCTGGCCTGTTCTCTTCACCGGCCAGACAATGTGGATTTTGTCGATGGTATTCCTGATCACCTCCTCACTTTTCGGTTCGATTAACATCATCACCACCGTCATCCAGCTCCGTGCGCCTGGCATGACTTGGATGCGCCTGCCGGTTCTGGTTTGGGTGCAATTCATCACCGCTTATCTGCTGCTCCTAGCTTTCCCGCCTTTGGAATCCGCCGCCATCATGCAGTTCATGGATCGTGTGTTTGAATCCAGCCTCTTTTCGCCGAGCGGCCTCATTGTCAATGGCCTGCCCTTCCCACGCAGCGGTGGCGGAAGCACCTTGCTGTGGCAGCACCTTTTCTGGTTCCTGGCGCACCCCGAAGTGTATGTCTTGATCCTTCCCGCGCTCGGCATTATTTCCGAGATTATTGCCAACAACACGCGCAAGCCGTTGTGGAGCTACAAGGCGGTGGTCTTCTCCGCCATTGGCGTGGGCATCCTCTCGTTCATGGTCTGGGCGCACCATATGTATCTGACTGGAATGGGCCAAAAAGTGGCCGCTTTCTTCCAGACGACGACCGTCATGATCTCGGTTCCTTCGGTCGTCATCGTGACCGCGCTGTTGATGTCACTCTGGGGCGGTTCCATTCGTTTCAACACTCCGATGTGTTTTGCGTGCGGCTTCCTCCCGATGTTTGGCATCGGCGGTTTGACTGGCATCCCGCTGGCCTTTAACTCGCTTGCACTGCAACTCCACGACACCTACTACGTCATCGGCCACTTCCATTACGTTGTGGCTCCGGGTACCATTTTCGCGCTCTTTGCGGGCGTCTATTTCTGGTATCCTAAAGTCACCGGGCGAAAAATGAGCGAGTTCCTGGGGAAAATTCATTTCTTCGGCTCCATCATCTGCATGAATGGAATCTTCATGCCCATGTTTCTCCAGGGTATCGGCGGTATGCATCGCCGCTGGTACGATGGCGGTGCCACCTACGAACTCGCCAAGCCACTACTCCATTTTAACAATGCCATTTGGTGGGCAGCGGTCGGCCTGCTCGTGTTCCAAGTTCCCTTCATCTTCAACTTCGTCTGGAGCTTTTTCCGTGGCAAAAAAGTGGGCGACAATCCATGGGACGCCACCACTTTGGAATGGAACACGCCCACGCCTCCGCCACACGGCAACTTCCTCAAGCCAGTCACGGTTTACCGTGGCCCGAACGAATACAGCGTCCCCGGTGCTCCTCGCGACTTTTCCCCGCAATGGGAGCCCAACATCTGA
- a CDS encoding heme-copper oxidase subunit III: MEIPYTVSARPDTGLYSGKIGIWLFLASEVMLFGGLFSAYLFLRMGAEPGMWPHGLLNVPVGTANTFILIASSVTVVMSWAALKMRKFNQYRLWMALTIILGTVFLVIKLGYEYPQKFEHFGAYIKPEALAKYDDYLGNNYLAGKNLPPRSEITGHLHEETATEYKIMVDAVNADPTNPKNDYPTFIQQPRSEKEVTVEKADVRWATVFSPKHSSFFAIYFTITGLHALHIVGGLVVFLYFLGPGAALYKTNPEYLTNRVECAGLFWHFVDLVWIFAFPLFYLL, translated from the coding sequence ATGGAAATTCCTTACACGGTCAGTGCCCGTCCAGACACGGGTTTGTATAGCGGCAAAATCGGCATCTGGCTCTTTCTCGCCTCGGAAGTCATGCTCTTCGGCGGGCTTTTTTCCGCCTATCTTTTTCTGCGCATGGGAGCGGAACCCGGCATGTGGCCGCATGGTTTGCTAAATGTCCCCGTCGGCACCGCCAACACTTTCATCCTGATCGCCTCCTCGGTGACTGTGGTGATGTCTTGGGCGGCGTTGAAAATGCGCAAGTTTAATCAATACCGCCTCTGGATGGCGCTGACGATCATCCTGGGCACGGTGTTCCTTGTCATCAAACTGGGCTACGAATATCCGCAGAAGTTTGAGCATTTCGGCGCTTACATCAAACCCGAAGCCCTGGCCAAGTATGATGATTATCTGGGCAATAACTACCTCGCTGGCAAAAACCTGCCACCACGTTCCGAAATCACCGGACATTTGCACGAAGAGACGGCCACGGAATACAAAATCATGGTGGATGCCGTGAATGCCGACCCCACGAATCCGAAGAACGATTACCCGACTTTCATCCAGCAACCGCGCAGTGAAAAAGAAGTCACGGTCGAAAAAGCTGATGTCCGTTGGGCCACGGTTTTCTCACCGAAGCACAGCTCCTTTTTCGCGATCTACTTTACCATCACCGGTCTGCACGCGCTGCATATCGTGGGCGGCTTGGTCGTCTTCCTATATTTCCTCGGGCCGGGCGCAGCACTTTACAAAACCAATCCCGAATACCTGACCAACCGTGTCGAATGCGCCGGCTTGTTCTGGCACTTCGTGGACTTGGTCTGGATATTTGCGTTCCCGTTGTTTTACCTTTTATAA
- a CDS encoding COX15/CtaA family protein — protein MDSGGGAEASGLGATPQPLSGHRVNRTGKTSDAVNFPNRQQLLMDRMSSKFLHRFSVLLAVATFILICSGGLVTSKGVGMSVPDWPTTYGYNMFLFPFSKWVGGIFHEHLHRLIASTVGFLTVTLCIWLWISEKRAWLKHVGVIAVFAVILQGVLGGQRVALNRAEIGIFHGCLAQSFLLLTSFIALVTSNWWKTTRLASDPAKSFARIGLFLTSLIFINMAVAATMRHSHTGLSIPDFPTAYGQILPPLDPQTLEEINTDRIAHNIPETTSTLIALQFIHRLIAYFLAVAVLWFSYRLFKSGGVLKNWAMLFPVLIAIQITLGAWTIWSNKAADIATAHVAIGASIFILSGLITIIGYRACWDAKRPGSTRKSVETPPNLAEIAG, from the coding sequence TTGGATTCAGGCGGCGGTGCCGAAGCTTCCGGTCTCGGCGCAACTCCGCAGCCTCTCTCCGGCCACCGCGTCAATCGCACCGGAAAAACCAGCGACGCTGTAAATTTTCCCAATCGGCAGCAGTTGCTGATGGATCGAATGAGTTCAAAATTTCTCCACCGTTTCAGCGTTCTGCTGGCCGTGGCCACTTTCATTCTGATCTGCTCCGGCGGATTGGTCACGAGCAAGGGCGTCGGCATGTCCGTCCCCGACTGGCCGACGACCTACGGCTACAACATGTTCCTTTTCCCATTCTCAAAATGGGTCGGGGGAATTTTTCACGAGCACCTGCACCGGCTGATCGCCTCAACCGTCGGTTTTCTCACTGTCACCCTCTGCATCTGGCTCTGGATTTCTGAGAAACGCGCCTGGCTGAAACACGTCGGAGTCATCGCCGTTTTTGCCGTCATTCTCCAAGGCGTCCTCGGTGGCCAGCGCGTCGCCTTGAACCGCGCTGAAATTGGCATCTTCCACGGCTGCCTCGCCCAATCGTTCCTGTTGCTGACGAGTTTCATCGCATTGGTCACATCGAATTGGTGGAAAACAACCAGACTCGCCAGCGATCCTGCGAAAAGTTTCGCTCGCATTGGGCTCTTTCTCACGAGTTTGATCTTTATCAACATGGCCGTCGCTGCGACGATGCGGCACTCGCACACCGGCCTCTCCATTCCCGATTTTCCGACGGCTTACGGTCAGATCCTGCCGCCGCTCGACCCGCAAACCCTGGAGGAAATCAACACCGACCGCATCGCGCACAACATTCCCGAAACGACTTCCACGCTGATCGCGCTCCAATTCATCCATCGACTCATCGCCTATTTTCTAGCCGTAGCCGTGCTCTGGTTTAGTTACAGGCTATTCAAAAGCGGCGGAGTTCTTAAAAATTGGGCCATGCTGTTCCCTGTCCTCATCGCCATTCAAATCACCCTCGGCGCGTGGACTATCTGGAGCAACAAAGCTGCCGACATCGCCACCGCCCACGTCGCCATAGGAGCCAGCATTTTCATTCTCAGCGGTCTCATCACGATCATCGGCTATCGGGCGTGTTGGGATGCGAAAAGGCCCGGCTCTACGCGCAAGTCGGTTGAAACTCCCCCCAACTTGGCGGAAATAGCTGGATGA
- the cyoE gene encoding heme o synthase gives MNALPADPEAAALARRSLAALLSDLVKARLTFLVLVTTLVGFCMGLGRGPVNYWLLLNCMFGTALSAAGAAALNQFIEREADAKMHRTRTRPLPTGEMTPQAAAVIGLLGCAIGVAWLWITVNPLSAEVAIATILSYIVIYTPLKKISSLNTLIGAIPGALPPVIGYAATANRLDAVAITLFVILFLWQLPHFLAISWLYREDYLQGGFVMISGRDASGHETAWKALAYTLLLIASTTLPWFLKINNVISLAGAIALGLGFLYCAFRFQLERNAANARRLFFASIIYLPILLGLLVFTRR, from the coding sequence ATGAACGCGCTCCCAGCAGACCCGGAGGCTGCTGCCCTGGCGCGGCGGTCACTGGCGGCTCTCCTTTCCGATTTGGTCAAGGCGCGGCTGACCTTTCTAGTCCTCGTCACCACGCTCGTCGGTTTTTGCATGGGGCTCGGACGCGGCCCGGTGAATTACTGGCTGCTCCTAAATTGCATGTTTGGCACCGCGCTTTCCGCCGCCGGAGCCGCCGCGCTCAACCAATTCATCGAGCGTGAAGCCGACGCCAAAATGCACCGCACCCGCACCCGCCCGCTCCCGACTGGCGAGATGACCCCGCAAGCGGCGGCCGTCATCGGTCTGCTCGGTTGCGCCATCGGAGTGGCATGGCTCTGGATCACCGTAAATCCCCTCTCCGCTGAAGTTGCCATCGCCACGATCCTTTCTTACATCGTGATTTACACGCCGCTGAAAAAAATCAGCAGCCTCAACACCCTCATCGGCGCCATTCCAGGAGCGCTGCCGCCAGTCATTGGCTACGCCGCGACCGCCAATCGTCTCGACGCCGTCGCCATCACACTCTTCGTCATCCTTTTCCTCTGGCAGCTCCCCCATTTCCTCGCCATTTCCTGGCTCTACCGGGAGGATTATTTGCAAGGCGGCTTCGTCATGATCTCCGGACGCGACGCCTCGGGCCACGAAACGGCTTGGAAAGCCCTCGCCTACACACTGCTCCTCATCGCCTCGACGACGCTGCCCTGGTTCCTGAAAATCAATAACGTCATCTCGCTGGCCGGTGCCATCGCCCTCGGACTCGGCTTCCTTTATTGCGCGTTTCGATTCCAGTTAGAGCGCAATGCAGCCAACGCCCGTCGCCTCTTTTTTGCGTCCATCATTTACCTGCCAATCCTCCTCGGGCTCCTCGTTTTCACCCGGCGCTGA
- a CDS encoding SCO family protein, translating into MRSYWIFFIASAIGVGGFTGYLAYNEIQHNKTVSPTVAFERPLPAFSFAAHNGTTVSKTELLGKVWVADFIFTSCPGPCLKMSAQMREIQSRLEKTTGVRFVSFTVNPEIDTPTVLAKYAEKFSAGPNWLFLTGSKQNLYDLAEKGFLLSAVDTGDGSGKLEDKFIHDTKFAIVDKSGTIRTYINGTDEDAATKVVAAVEHYLTSPN; encoded by the coding sequence ATGCGCTCCTACTGGATCTTCTTCATCGCCTCGGCGATCGGCGTCGGCGGCTTCACCGGCTACTTGGCTTACAACGAAATCCAGCACAACAAGACCGTCTCGCCCACAGTCGCCTTTGAGCGGCCCCTGCCCGCCTTCTCCTTCGCCGCTCACAACGGCACCACCGTTTCCAAAACCGAGCTGCTCGGCAAAGTCTGGGTCGCCGATTTCATCTTCACGAGCTGCCCCGGACCGTGCCTGAAAATGAGCGCCCAGATGCGAGAAATCCAGAGCCGGCTGGAGAAAACCACTGGAGTTAGATTCGTATCTTTTACCGTCAATCCCGAGATCGACACGCCGACCGTGCTCGCGAAATACGCCGAGAAATTTAGTGCCGGACCCAACTGGCTTTTCCTCACTGGATCGAAGCAGAACCTCTACGACCTTGCCGAAAAAGGCTTCCTCCTCAGCGCTGTCGATACCGGCGACGGCAGCGGAAAACTGGAGGACAAATTTATCCACGACACCAAGTTCGCCATCGTGGACAAAAGCGGCACAATTCGCACCTACATCAACGGCACCGACGAAGACGCCGCCACCAAGGTCGTTGCCGCCGTTGAGCATTATCTCACTTCGCCCAACTAG
- a CDS encoding DUF420 domain-containing protein, giving the protein MTVYDLPPINASLNAASTVFIALGWWFIRNERKAQHIACMITALLTSAAFLTCYLIYHFHALSVRFTYPGPIKIVYYVLLLTHVVLAIAIVPLILMTVIPALRARFDRHRRMGRITMPLWLYVSVTGVIVYFMLYQWYPADEVLKRRALQTAQQQ; this is encoded by the coding sequence ATGACGGTTTACGACCTTCCGCCGATCAACGCCTCTCTAAACGCGGCGAGCACCGTCTTCATCGCGCTTGGCTGGTGGTTCATTCGCAACGAGCGGAAGGCGCAGCACATCGCCTGCATGATCACGGCGCTGTTAACATCGGCTGCATTTCTAACCTGCTACCTCATTTACCACTTTCACGCGCTCAGCGTGCGATTCACTTATCCGGGTCCGATCAAAATCGTTTACTACGTTCTGCTCCTAACCCACGTCGTCCTGGCCATTGCCATCGTGCCACTCATCCTCATGACCGTCATCCCGGCTCTGCGCGCACGCTTCGATCGGCACCGCCGCATGGGCCGCATCACGATGCCGCTCTGGCTCTACGTTTCTGTCACCGGCGTCATCGTTTACTTCATGCTTTACCAGTGGTATCCGGCCGACGAAGTGCTCAAGCGCCGCGCCTTGCAAACCGCTCAGCAGCAGTGA
- a CDS encoding cytochrome c biogenesis protein ResB translates to MVRKILLPFTSLKLTIVCFAFAMLLVFFGTIEQVHLGIYGAQKKYFDSFFVFWTIPGTIRHIPVLPGGYLLGGVTLLNLLAAQAVRFKFSWKKSGIYFLHLGVILLLLGQLFTSLFAKEAQMRLDEGQTKNYSESFTEKELVLTDTSDSKSDHVVSIPEGLLTSRAPITHPSLPFRVEVSQYFRNSTAVAKDQVSSPNIPRLEVGPMAVLVPIALATTSEQPNMPSAEVKIITPEQTQTFILSERLRSPKTFTVDGKTWHIDLRARRFYKPFSIKLNDFTHKIYAGTDIPKDFSSRVSISDPATGEKRDALIYMNHPLRYEGNTYYQLAFDNNDTTSILQVVRNPSWLLPYIACTLVGLGLLVQFSIHLVNFSRKRRTA, encoded by the coding sequence ATGGTTAGGAAAATCCTGCTGCCATTCACGTCGCTGAAGCTCACCATCGTGTGCTTCGCCTTCGCCATGCTGCTCGTCTTCTTTGGCACCATCGAGCAGGTCCATCTCGGCATCTACGGCGCACAGAAAAAATACTTCGATAGCTTCTTCGTCTTCTGGACTATCCCCGGAACCATTCGTCACATTCCCGTGCTGCCCGGCGGCTATTTGCTGGGCGGTGTCACGCTGCTCAACCTGCTCGCCGCGCAGGCCGTGCGCTTCAAGTTCTCCTGGAAAAAATCTGGCATCTACTTCCTCCATCTGGGTGTGATCCTGCTCTTGCTCGGGCAACTTTTCACCAGTCTGTTTGCGAAGGAAGCGCAGATGCGGCTCGATGAAGGCCAGACGAAAAACTACTCCGAGTCTTTCACCGAAAAGGAACTCGTCCTCACCGACACATCGGACTCCAAGTCGGATCACGTAGTTAGCATTCCGGAGGGTTTGCTAACATCGCGCGCGCCGATTACACATCCGTCGCTGCCGTTTCGCGTCGAGGTTAGTCAATACTTCCGCAACTCGACCGCAGTCGCCAAGGATCAGGTTTCTTCTCCTAACATCCCGCGCCTGGAAGTCGGCCCAATGGCAGTGCTCGTTCCCATCGCGCTTGCCACCACCTCGGAGCAGCCGAATATGCCGAGCGCTGAGGTGAAAATCATTACGCCCGAACAGACGCAGACCTTTATTCTTTCCGAACGCCTGCGCTCGCCGAAGACGTTCACCGTTGACGGAAAAACCTGGCACATCGACCTGCGCGCACGGCGTTTCTACAAGCCGTTTTCCATTAAGCTGAACGACTTCACGCACAAGATTTACGCCGGCACCGACATCCCGAAGGATTTTTCCAGCCGTGTTAGTATCAGCGATCCGGCCACTGGCGAAAAACGCGACGCGCTGATTTACATGAACCACCCGCTGCGTTACGAGGGCAACACCTACTACCAACTCGCCTTCGACAACAACGACACCACGAGCATCCTGCAAGTCGTCCGCAACCCGAGCTGGCTCCTGCCTTACATCGCCTGCACGCTGGTCGGGCTTGGACTGCTCGTCCAGTTCTCGATCCATCTGGTGAATTTCTCGCGCAAACGGAGGACGGCATGA
- the ccsA gene encoding cytochrome c biogenesis protein CcsA has protein sequence MKRWLPHLLLAIGILIAVAALRPPKNTDEFHRTEFGKLPVLVGGRVKPMDTLARTSLLAISGKQIVRNGKETTLALNWLMDTLMRPERSDQLPVFSITNPDVRDLFGWRDDAKKMFSFADLKSNLGKIEEQSALASKMEAAQRTPYQREILKLRERLLLYLRLKNAIQMEDSPDFGRELADFKNILAPGLAAMDAEKAGTPLTDDQRVAFAKLLDFAQRHQRLAQAAYVSAIPRTPGDATAHDWQHIGEALISVIQGGEIAPAVQNYASLISAYRAEKPAEFNTILAKQTALISHDYAAATRKIGFETFFNQVQPFYLAMELYVLIFILAFVSWLVWPEEIGRGAYWLLWLTFAIHTFGLIARMWLQGRPPVTNLYSSAIFVGWGAVLLCLILEKINRNAIASVVAAAMGFVTLLIAHHLSVDGDTMEMLRAVLDTNIWLATHVVVVTLGYSATFLAGFLATVFILRGVFTRSLDRPMLKSGATMVYGIVCFATLFSFVGTILGGIWADQSWGRFWGWDPKENGALLIVIWNALILHARWGGLIRERGLMVLAVAGNIVTSFSWFGVNMLGVGLHSYGFMDAAYKWLIGYDISQLILIAIALVPLKYWRSFSKKTAPALVAV, from the coding sequence ATGAAACGCTGGCTCCCGCACCTACTCCTAGCCATCGGCATTCTCATCGCCGTGGCCGCGTTGCGTCCGCCGAAAAACACAGACGAGTTCCATCGCACTGAGTTCGGAAAGTTGCCCGTGCTCGTTGGCGGTCGCGTGAAGCCGATGGACACCCTCGCCCGCACCTCGCTGCTCGCGATCAGCGGCAAACAAATCGTCCGCAACGGCAAGGAAACCACGCTCGCCCTCAACTGGCTGATGGACACTCTCATGCGGCCCGAGCGCTCCGACCAGCTCCCCGTTTTTTCCATCACTAACCCCGATGTACGCGATCTTTTCGGCTGGCGCGACGATGCCAAGAAGATGTTTTCCTTCGCCGACCTCAAATCCAATCTCGGCAAAATCGAGGAACAATCCGCCCTCGCCAGTAAAATGGAAGCTGCCCAGCGCACGCCGTATCAGCGCGAAATCCTCAAACTCCGCGAGCGCCTCCTCCTCTACTTGCGACTGAAGAACGCCATCCAAATGGAAGACAGCCCTGACTTCGGACGCGAGCTGGCCGACTTCAAAAACATTCTCGCGCCCGGCCTCGCCGCGATGGACGCCGAGAAGGCTGGAACTCCGCTCACCGACGATCAGCGCGTCGCCTTTGCCAAGCTCCTCGACTTCGCCCAGCGGCATCAGCGTTTGGCCCAGGCGGCCTACGTTTCCGCCATTCCGCGCACGCCCGGCGACGCCACGGCGCACGACTGGCAGCACATCGGCGAGGCGCTCATCAGCGTCATTCAGGGCGGCGAAATCGCGCCCGCCGTCCAAAACTACGCCAGCCTGATCTCCGCCTATCGCGCCGAAAAACCAGCCGAGTTCAATACGATTCTCGCGAAACAAACCGCGCTCATCAGCCACGATTACGCCGCCGCCACGCGCAAGATCGGCTTCGAGACCTTCTTCAATCAAGTCCAGCCGTTCTACCTCGCGATGGAGCTTTACGTGCTCATCTTCATCCTCGCTTTCGTCTCGTGGCTCGTCTGGCCCGAGGAAATCGGACGCGGTGCCTACTGGCTGCTCTGGCTCACGTTTGCCATCCACACCTTCGGCCTCATCGCCCGCATGTGGCTGCAAGGCCGCCCGCCCGTCACCAACCTCTACTCCAGCGCGATCTTCGTCGGCTGGGGCGCGGTCCTGCTCTGCCTCATCCTCGAAAAAATCAACCGCAACGCCATCGCCTCCGTCGTTGCCGCCGCCATGGGATTCGTCACGCTGCTCATCGCGCACCACCTTTCCGTCGATGGCGACACCATGGAAATGTTGCGCGCCGTGCTCGATACAAACATCTGGCTGGCGACCCACGTCGTCGTCGTCACGCTCGGTTATTCGGCCACCTTCCTCGCGGGCTTCCTCGCCACCGTCTTCATTTTGCGCGGCGTTTTCACCCGGTCACTCGACCGACCGATGCTAAAATCCGGCGCGACGATGGTCTATGGCATCGTCTGTTTTGCCACGCTCTTCAGCTTCGTTGGCACCATCCTCGGCGGCATCTGGGCCGATCAGAGTTGGGGACGATTCTGGGGCTGGGACCCGAAGGAAAACGGCGCGCTCCTCATCGTCATCTGGAACGCCCTCATCCTCCACGCCCGCTGGGGCGGCCTCATCCGTGAGCGCGGGCTGATGGTTTTGGCCGTCGCGGGCAACATCGTTACGAGTTTCAGTTGGTTCGGCGTGAACATGCTCGGAGTCGGGTTGCACAGTTATGGCTTCATGGACGCCGCCTACAAGTGGCTCATCGGCTACGACATCAGCCAGCTCATCCTCATCGCCATCGCGCTCGTTCCGCTGAAATACTGGCGCTCGTTCTCGAAAAAGACCGCGCCCGCACTAGTCGCGGTCTGA
- a CDS encoding HAD-IA family hydrolase, which yields MQDETSKDDAKKSKPHPDIFEAALGKLDGVKASEVFVIGDSPWDAIAAERAGLQTIGFLSGGFAEEELREAGCVAIYDGPADLLEQYDDSPLAEPKV from the coding sequence GTGCAGGACGAAACCTCGAAGGACGACGCGAAGAAATCGAAGCCGCACCCGGATATTTTCGAGGCTGCGCTGGGCAAACTCGACGGGGTGAAGGCCTCCGAGGTGTTTGTCATTGGCGATTCGCCGTGGGACGCGATTGCGGCGGAGCGTGCGGGTTTGCAGACGATCGGGTTTCTCAGCGGCGGTTTTGCGGAGGAGGAATTGCGCGAGGCGGGTTGCGTGGCGATCTACGACGGTCCCGCCGATCTGCTGGAGCAATACGACGATTCGCCGCTGGCGGAACCGAAGGTCTAA
- a CDS encoding HAD family hydrolase — protein sequence MLKAVIFDVDGTLVDSVDAHAKAWTEALEQAGVDCDFASVRHQIGKGGDQLLKEFLSDEEIERRGKELEEARKEIFTTNYLEGIQGFPKVRELFQRLLADKKQVVLASSAVEDELAAYKEKARTWCRTKPRRTTRRNRSRTRIFSRLRWANSTG from the coding sequence ATGTTGAAAGCCGTTATTTTCGATGTCGATGGAACGCTGGTGGATTCGGTGGACGCCCACGCGAAAGCCTGGACGGAGGCGCTGGAGCAGGCGGGAGTGGACTGCGATTTTGCCAGCGTGCGGCATCAGATCGGCAAAGGGGGCGACCAGCTTTTGAAGGAGTTTCTCTCGGATGAGGAGATTGAGCGGCGGGGCAAAGAACTGGAGGAGGCGCGCAAGGAGATTTTCACCACAAACTACCTCGAGGGCATTCAGGGTTTCCCGAAAGTGCGGGAGCTTTTTCAGCGTTTGCTGGCGGACAAGAAGCAGGTGGTGCTCGCGTCGTCGGCGGTTGAGGACGAACTCGCCGCCTACAAGGAAAAGGCGCGGACTTGGTGCAGGACGAAACCTCGAAGGACGACGCGAAGAAATCGAAGCCGCACCCGGATATTTTCGAGGCTGCGCTGGGCAAACTCGACGGGGTGA